A region from the Lolium perenne isolate Kyuss_39 chromosome 4, Kyuss_2.0, whole genome shotgun sequence genome encodes:
- the LOC127297090 gene encoding cytochrome b561 and DOMON domain-containing protein At5g47530-like yields MAQPGHTVALLLVATTALLLASGTTAQDCANATFPAGRSFERCNTLPVLGASLYWTYHAANGTAELAFRAPSTSGGWVAWGINPAGAGMPGSNVFVASQDGSGAVFVLTTVLESTAPTLTNGTLKFDVPVPPTAEYAGGAYTIYTTVALPGNSTTQNIVWQAGPLSGGSILPHPTSGPNLQSVKRQDFLSG; encoded by the coding sequence ATGGCGCAGCCAGGCCACACGGTGGCGCTCCTCCTCGTAGCCACCACCGCGCTGCTGCTCGCGTCCGGCACGACGGCGCAAGACTGCGCGAATGCGACGTTCCCGGCGGGCCGGTCGTTCGAGCGGTGCAACACGCTCCCCGTGCTTGGGGCGAGCTTGTACTGGACCTACCACGCGGCGAACGGCACGGCCGAGCTCGCGTTCCGCGCGCCGTCGACCAGTGGCGGGTGGGTGGCCTGGGGCATCAACCCCGCCGGCGCCGGCATGCCCGGCAGCAACGTCTTCGTCGCCTCGCAGGACGGCAGCGGCGCCGTGTTCGTGCTCACCACCGTCCTCGAGAGCACGGCGCCTACCCTGACCAACGGCACCCTCAAGTTCGACGTGCCGGTGCCGCCCACCGCGGAGTACGCCGGCGGCGCGTACACGATCTACACCACGGTGGCGCTGCCGGGGAACTCTACGACGCAGAACATCGTGTGGCAGGCCGGCCCGCTCAGCGGCGGGTCCATACTGCCGCACCCGACGTCGGGGCCGAATTTGCAGAGCGTCAAGAGGCAGGACTTCCTGTCCGGCTAG